From Halorussus lipolyticus:
TCTTTGATGCAGTCTGGACTGAAGTCGTTGGTGTAGAACGTCAATAGGACCGGTCCGTCGTCGAGGAGGTCCGAGAGTCGGGTCTCGGCCGCGCTGGCGTCGGGATACACCAGCGTCTCGGCCACGTCGCCGACGTGTTCGCCGACCGCCACACCGGGAGCATCGCTCATGACCGGTTCTGTCGCGCTGGCGACTTAAATCTCGGCGTCTCGGGGCCGACTACCCCCGAGCGTGGTAGTAGCTCTGCTCGCCGTTCCCGGTATCCAAGATTCGGCGGTCCAGCGCACCGTGGTCCACGAGGCGGTCCAAGATTGCGCTCACGGTCGCTACGTCCAGCACCCACCCGACGTGTTCGTCCTCGAAGGGTTGCTCGACGTTGGATTCCGACCACCCGATGTCCATCACCGCCTCGGTGACCTCCCGGACGTTGTACGCCTGCTCGTCGTTGGCTTGCAGGAACTTCAGGACGCGCTCCTCGATGGAGTAGCGTTCGCCGCCCTCCTCGAAGGTTTCGAGGCTGATTGGCACACTTCTCGTAGGGTCCGAGTCCAAAAAAGTGTGTGGCTTGGTAGTACGAACCACGATTCCCGTCGTCTCGGTAACACAGCGGGGGTTCCGAAGCGCCTTTCACCCCTCCATCCCTCCCCGAATACATGAAAGTTGGTGCGCACGAATCCATCGCTGGCGGCGTCTACAACGCCGTAGACGACCAAATCGAGGACGGCGGCAACTGCGGGCAAATCTTCACTCACTCCCCGCAGGTCTGGCAGGACCCCAACATCGGCGACGACGAGGCCGAACAGTTCCGGACCCTCTCGGCCGAGAACGACGTGGGACCGTGGGTCATCCACTCGTCGTATCTGGTGAACCTCTGCACGCCGAAGGACGACCTGCGGGCGAAGTCCATCGACAGCATGCAGAAGGAGGTCGATGCCGCGGACAAACTCGACGTGCCTTACGTCAACGTCCACCTCGGCGCGCACACCGGGGCCGGGGTTGACGGCGGCCTCGACAACGCCGCCAGCGCGCTGGACGAGTTGGACATCCCCGAGGGCGTGACGGTCCTCATCGAGAGCGACGCCGGGTCGGGCACCAAGTTGGGCGGCGACTTCGAGCATCTGGCCGAAGTCCTCTCGCGCTCCGAGCAGGACCTCGACGTGTGCATCGACACCGCCCACGCCTTCGCGGCGGGGTACGACCTCTCCACCGAGGAGGCCGTCCACGACACCATCGCCGAGTTCGACGAGGTGGTTGGTCTCGAACACCTCCAGTGCGTCCACCTCAACGATTCGAAGCACGAGTGTGGCACGAACAAGGACGAACACGCCCACATCGGCGAGGGCCTCATCGGCGAGGAGGGAATGCGGGCGCTCGTCAACCACCCGGACCTCGAAGACGTGCCCCTCGTCCTCGAAACGCCCCACGAGGACGGCAAGGGCTTCGCGTGGAATATCGAGCGCGTTCGGGAACTGCGAGAGAACTGACCGACAGGAGTTGGGGGAGCGCGGTTCAGGAACCGATACCGAACTGTTCTCTCCGCTCGGCGAACGACGCCGGGTAGACGAGTCGATATGCGCCGAGAAGCGCCCCGATACCGACGAGGACGACGACGGCTCCGGCCCACGACGCGTCTGACAGAAACGGGCCGAGGACCGAATCGAGGGCACCGATGGCCAACACCGGGACGAAGAAGAACGCCCAGAACGAGACCGCGAACGCGAAGAGATGCCGCAGGGACCGGTCCTCGACCACGAACCACGAAGCTACCAGTACCGACACGAAGAGAGCGAGGTCGCTCACCGGTCCCGCCGCTGACTCCGACGGAACCGGGTAGTATCCGCCGAGCGTCCGGCCCGCAACGACGAGAAGCAAGGCTCCCAACGCGACGACCAAGTAGAGTCCCATCACCGCCGCGACGAACCGGCCCATCGTCTCGAGTGCGCTCCGGACACCCATATCAGACGGGCAACGTGTTCGGTCTTGAATGCTGTGGGGCGACGGGGACGAGAGTGGGTGGTGTGCCCGACAGGCGCAACGTGATTTCGCCTTCGAAAGTCCCCGTCCGGTCGTTCAGCGGCATATCCGTCGGACGTAGTTGCGCCGGAGGAGTCCGCGAAGATTACCGAACCCGACGGCCCCTTTCTCCACCCACTGTTGTCCGTGTCGTGGGGTTTTTGCTCGTGGACCCTTTCACCGAGCGCGGACCTCGAACCTCCCCAACCTCCTGCGCTTCTCGGTCGCTTCGCTCCCTGCGATGCTCGTCCCTCGCGCGTTTCTCGCGCGCCGGACCAGAATGAAGACGAGATGAATAAATATATGTTAAGAAATCGTATTTAATTTTCTAGGACAATTATTCATTTCTTTGAGACCGCCCTGCTTATCACCGCCCGCGCCCAACTCCGAGACAGATTCAGCCGTGCGACAGTTCTCCGCCGACTACCTCCGAGACACGCGCCGCGGGATGTGGGACGACCGGTCGGCGCTGGCCGACCTCGAACTCGACTCGCGCGAGCGGGTCCTCGACGTGGGATGCGGCACGGGCGAACTCTCCCGCGTGCTGGCCGAGGAGGCCCCCGGCGAGGTGGTCGGCGTGGACGCCGACCCCGACCTCCTCCGGGTCGCCCGCGACGAGGCCGGCGTCTCGACCGTCGCTGGTGACGCGCTCCGCCTGCCCTTCCCGGACGACACGTTCGACCTCGTGGTCTGTCAGGCCCTCCTCATCAACCTCCCCAATCCCGCTGAGGCGGTCCGGGAGTTCCGGCGGGTCTCCTCGGACCTCGTGTCTGCGGTCGAACCCGACAACGGTGCGGTGTCGGTCGAGTCCACCGTCGAATCCGAGGGCGTCCTCGCACAGCGAGCGCGTCGGGCCTACCTCGACGGCGTGGAGACCGACGTGACCCTCGGCGGGGAGGGCACCCGCGAAGCCTTCGCCACAGCGGGCCTGTCAGACCTCTCCACTCGACGCCACTACCACACCAGAACCGTCGAACCGCCCTACGCCGAGCGAGACCTGCGGTCCGCGCGCCGGAAGGCCAGCGGCGAGGGACTGGCCGACGACCGCGCCACCCTGCTGGCGGGCGGCCTCTCGGCGACCGAGTACGACGACCTCCGGACCGACTGGCGCGAGATGGGCCGGTCGGTGGTCGAGCAGATGAGCGCCGGCGAGTACCGCAGAGCCGAGGTCGTTCCCTTCTACGTGACGGTCGGGTCGGTCTGACGCGCCCGACTCGTCGGTACTCTCTTTACCGCGCCTGTCACACGTTCTATCATGTTCGCCGACATCCTCCTTCCAGTAGACGACAGCGAAGGGGCCGACGACGCAATCGGCCACGCCGCCGACCTCGCCGACCACTTCGACGCCACCGTCCACGTCGTGTTCGTCGCCAGCACGAACCGCGACAGCGTGACCGTCGTGGGGTCCGACGTGGTGGACGCGCTCGAACAGGAGGGCGAGGACATCGTAGAACCGGTCGCAGACGACCTCCGGGACCGAGGAGTCGCCTGCGAGTCCGAGGTCGTACAGGGCGACCCCGCGATGACCATCGTGGACTACGCCGACTCGCGGGGGATGGACCTCGTGGTGATGCCGACTCGCGGTCGGTCCGGCCTCTCGCGGTACTTGTTGGGGAGCGTCACCGAGAAGGTCGTGCGCCACTCCGAGGTCCCGGTCCTCACGATTCGAACCCACGACGAGGCCCGGACGCCCTTCCCCTACGAGAACGTCCTGATTCCGACCGATGGGAGCAAGGCCGCCGGAGGTGCCGTAGACCGCGCGGTCGAGTTGACGGCCGCCTTCGACGCGACCCTCCATGCCGTCTCGGTGGTGGACGACCGGTCGCTCGGCATCGACGTTCGCTCGGGGTCGGCCAGCGAGGAGCTACGGGGCGTCGCCGAGGAGGCCGTCGCCGACGTTGCGGACCGAGCAGACGAGGCCGGTGTCGAGCGCGTTGAGAAGCACGTCCTCACCGGGCGGGCTTCGAACAAACTCCTTGACTACGTTGCCGACGAGGACATCGACGTGGTGGCGATGGGAACCACCGGCCGGGGCGCGGCCGACCGAGTTCTGCTCGGGAGCGTGACCGAGCGAATCGTTCGCTCCTCGCCGGTGCCGGTACTGACCGTGCGCCGGTAGGTAGACGGTGGGCCGGTCGGAGAGTCTGTGAGCGCGGTCTGAAACCGACTGCCCTTCGACTGGGGACAAGTCGAAAAGAACTATCGGCGCGGTCGCTTTGTGGCTGATATGGACCCGCGAATCCGCCAGCACGCAGAGATTCTCGTCAACCACTGCACAAGCGTCGAATCCGACGACAACGTCCTCGTCAAGGCGGACCCCGCCGGCGAGGACCTCGTGGTCGCGCTCGCCGAGAAAATCGGCGAAATCGGCGCGAACATCGCTATCTCGATGGGAAGCCAGCGCGCCGACCGGGCGTATCTCCGCGCCGCCGACCCCGAAAATCTCGACACGCCCGAACACTCGCTGGCCGAGATGGAGGAGACCGACGTGAAAATCGTCGTGAAGGGGTCGGCCAACACCCTCGAAAAGAGCGACGTGCCCTCCGAGACGATGACCGCTCACCGGGAGGTCAACCGCCCCATCATGGCCGAGCAGATGGGCAAGCGGTGGGTCGGCACGCAGTTCCCCGCGACCGGCGAGGCCCAGCAGGCCGAGATGAGTACCGCCGAGTACGAGGAGTTCGTCTACGATGCGGTCAACAAGGACTGGGACGCCCAGCGCGAGTTCCAGTCCCAGATGGTCGAGATTCTGGACCCCGCCGACGAGGTTCGCATCGTCTCGGGCGATACCACCGACCTCACGATGAGCGTCGAGGGGATGCAGACCATCAACGACTACGGCGAGAAGAACCTCCCCGGCGGCGAAGTCTTCACCGCGCCAGTCGCCGATTCGGTCGAGGGCGAAGTGCTGTTCGACAAGCCCTTGGTCCGCTACGGCCGGGAAATCGAGGACGCCTACCTCCGCTTCGAGGAGGGCGAGGTGGTCGAACACAGCGCCGCCAAAAACGAGGAGATGCTGACCGAAGTCCTGAACGCCGACGAGGGTGCCCGTCGCATCGGCGAACTCGGCATCGGGATGAACCGCGACATCGACCAGTTCACCTACAACATGCTGTTCGACGAGAAGATGGGCGACACGGTTCACCTCGCGGTCGGCAAGGCCTACGACGAGTGCCTGCCCGAGGACGAATCGGGCAACGAGAGCGCGGTCCACGTGGACATGATTGTTGACATGGCCGAGGACTCGTACATCGAGGTGGACGGCGAAGTGGTCCAGCGAAACGGTACATTCCGGTTCGAGGACGGTTTCGAGGGCTAAGGCGGTCTTTTTAATTCGACGTTTTTGCGAGGAAGGGGTCCGAAGTGAGCGGAGCGAATGGGGAAACAAATACATTTCTTTAGCAATTGCGTAGGAGCCTGAAATAGTCTAGAATATTGTTCAGCTCTCAAAAGCTGGCTCTGCGAGGGTTTACATACCAGCACGGGACCAACCCCGGCCGTGACCTGAGAATCGCCGCGCGGGGCGTCGAGGAGGGAGCGCCGTGTGCCCCCGCGCGGAGCGAGACACGGCCTGTTCGCTATCGCCGACGCCGACCAGTCGCGGCTACACCACGTCGCCGCGGACCGTCGTTCCCTCTTGGCGCTTCCGGTAGGATTCGACCGCCTCGGCGGCTTCTTGTGTCTTCTCCTCGTCCATGCCGAGCATCTCCAGCGCCGCGGGGAGCGTCGGGAAGGCGAGTTCGCTCTCGCGTAGCTTGCGGAGCGCCTCGTCGCTCCGCTGGCCTTCCGCCCAAAGGCAGACCCCGCGCGGGTCCAGAATCTGCTCGTAGTCGTCGCGCTGAATCGCTCCTCTGAGCCGCTGGGTCACGTTGTCCTCGAAACTGGAGTTGCAGACTTCGAGGTGGACCGGTTCGTCGTCGGGCAAGAGGTGGGCGGCCAGACACTTCTCCGGCGCGGCGTGGCCGCTGTCGTTCGCCCGGATGTACTCGGGGAACTGTTCGGCCCACTCGGCCCGAACGGTCTTGCCCACGCCCTCGACGCCGTGGGACTTGCGGAACTCCTCGTCGGCATCGCTGTCGTCGCCCCGGAGGAGAATGTCCTTGGTGACGTACACGTCCAGTCGCTCCACGGGGTCCAGCCCCAGCGCCACGTCGCCGTAGACCCACAACTCGCGGACCGGCACGGGCATGGTCTCGTCCTCGACAGCGGCGAGGACGTCCTCGACGCGCTCGATGGCCTCGTCTCGGTTCATTACCCGCCGATTGGAGTTCTGGCGGGTTAACCGTGGCGTGTTCGTCCACCGAGACGAGAGAGAAGAAACGAAAGTCGGTCGAACCCGGAATCGGGGTCGCTCAGTTCTCGGCGGCGACTGGCTGTTGGTCGTACTTGTCGCGGAACTCCTGAAGCAGTTGGCCCATCTTGGCGTACCAGTCGTTGAGCATTCTCTGCATGTCGTCGGCCACTTCGTCAGGGTCGGTCGGCCGGTAGACGTGGTAGTAGCCACCCTGCTCGTAGTTGACCTGCTCTTTCTGGACGAATCCGGCCTGCAGGAGTCGCTGGATGGCGCGGTAGGCAGTCGAGCGCTCGCGGTCCACCCGGTTGGCCACCTCGTCGATGGTCAGAGGTTCTTCGGTCTCGACCAGCGCCTGAAAGCACTCCCGGTCGAGTTCCTTCAGTCCGTGGATGCACTCTAACAGCCCCTCGCACTCCATGTCCTTCTGCAGGTATTCAGCCATCGAGTCTGTCATTTTCTTGGTGATGGATAGGGACTACGCCCCTAAAAGGGTTTGCATGATTCCTGCACAACTACCGCTAGCTGAGCGGGATTCGGCCACAGCGGGCGTCAGTCGCCCGCTGGGGCGACGCGTTGGTCGCGGCGGAGTTCTGAGACCGTCGTGTAGACGACGGCCCCCGCAACCAACAGCGCCGACCCGAAGATGAGCGCGATGCTCAGGGTGTTCAGCACCTCGATACCGTAGGTGCTACCGATTTCTTTCGCGGCGACGGCCACGCTCCCGCCGAGCAACATCGCGGCGAAGTAGCCCTTGATGTCGCCCTCGTCCACGATGTTCGTCGCGGCAGACCCGACGCGAGCGCCGAGGGTGCTTCCGGCCAGCAGGGCCGCCACGACTGCCAACGCGACGTTACCGGCCTGTGCGTACCGGAAGGCACCGAAGCCGCCCGAGATGGTGATTTGGAACACGTCGGTTCCGACTGCCACCGCCGCGGGCACGCCGAGACCGTACATCATCGCGGGCATCAGCAGGAACCCCCCGCCGACACCGAGGAATCCCGACAGCACGCCGACGAACAGCGCGATGGCGAGCGTCAGCCACAGCGACACCTCTCCGCCGCCCGTCAGCGAGATGTGGGGCGGCACGTCGAAATCCTGAATCGTCCGGGCGACCGGATGGAGGTCGTCGGTGTCCTCGGTACGCGCGTCTCGGAGGACGAACAGTCCGACCGCGCCGAGCATGAGGACGTAGGCGACGCTGACCACCGTGTCGGCGAATCCGAGTTCGCTCAGCGCGTCCACGAGGGTCTTACCGACCTCGATACCGGCGGTCATCCCGAGTATCATGATACCGCCGAGTTTGTAGTCCACCTGCCCGTGGTCGCGGTGCTTGAGCGCCGCGATGAACGAGGTCCCGAAGACGAACGCGAGACCGGTTCCGACTGCGGTCTGGGAGTCGTAGCCCATCACCAGCAACGCGGGCGTCACGAGGAAACTCCCGCCCATCCCGAAGAATCCGAACAGGATTCCGATGAGGAGGCCGAACCCGACGAAGACGGTGATGACCGTGGGGTCCATCGTTAGGTCCCCGCCACCGCCTCGGTCAACGCCGGGCCGGCGATTCGTTCGAGGACGGTGTAGACCACGTTCAGCGCGAGCGCCTCGCCGATGACGGCCGCCACGATAGCGACCGCCTGCGCGTTGCCCGAGAGGGTTTCGATTCCGAACATAGTTACACCGCGGTCCGTCCACGAGGTCGTTCGAGTGGTTGTGCTTGCGTCATAGTTATTATCCTAATTGGGTTTATCATACAATACCATTTCCGGCGGTTTCGGTTCGTGAGGTGTGGAATACATCGAGGAGTTAGTCGGCCTTCGCGGCCGTCGCGGCGTCGTTGTCGCTTCGGTACGTCCGCCAGAGGCCCTGCGCGTAGGCCCCGAGGAACATCCCGCCGATTGCGAGCAGGATGGGATAGTTCCCGATGCCGAGGCTGGCGTAGGCCGCGCCGGGACAGATGCCCGAAAGGCCCCACCCGACCCCGAAGATGACGCCGCCGGTGAGGACGTTCCGGTCGAACGACTTCAGTCGGCGGGCGTAGGCCCGGCCGGTCAGCGGCGCGCGGTCGAGGAGGTTCACTCCGATGGCGAACGCGGTGCCCGCGACCACCGACCCGGTGCCCAGCACGAACAGCAGGCCGAAGTCCTCGAACTGGAGGAAGTCCAGCACGACTTCGGGCCGGGCCATGTGACTCAGGCCGAGACCGAACCCGAATATCAGCCCACCCGCCACGATGAGGGGCATGAACAGGGGATGGCGGTCCCGTTCGACAGGTTCGCTCATGGCGACACCCCCAGCGCCTGCACGATTTGGGCGGTCACGATGGCGACGCCGAGGAAGGTGGCCACGTTGACCAGCGAAGTCGGTGCCACCGACCCGACGCCGCAGATGCCGTGGCCGGAGGTACACCCCTTCCCGATTCTGGTGCCGACGCCGACGAGGAAGCCCCCGCCGAGGAGTCGCCACCACGAGACGCGGGTCGTCCACCCGAAGTCACCGAAGGCGACGGCGTAGATTGCCGCCCCGGCGACGATGCTCAGCGTGAACGCGACCCGCCAGTCGCGGGAGGCGACGTACTTCGCGCGGTTGAACCGCGGTACGTTCGACACGTACGACAGCGTGGATTCGAGGAACGTGCTGGCCCCTGCCGGAATGGCGGTGCCGAGGTAGATGGCGGCGGTGCCCAGTCCGATGAGCGCCCCGCCGACCGCGTACCGCCAGATTCCGTTGGGAAACAGTTCCGCGAACGTCACGAGTGGTTCCATGATGGTGTCTCAGTTGGTGTGGCTTTAGTCGCTGGTCATCGCGTCGGAACTCGCCGCGCAGTTGTTCGGGCCGAGTTCCAACTCGAAGGCCTCTTCGTCGGTCTGTGCTTCCTGCCCGAGGTTGGTGGCGATGACCTCCTCGTAGTTGGCGGGACGCGGGGGCATGTCCGAGAGGACCAACTCCACGAACTCGTCTTCGTCCATGGTCAGCGCGTCCATCTTCTGCTTGAGGTTGCCGATGGTCTCGGTGTAGGTACCGTCGTCGCGGGTGTCGGCCGCGTCGCTGAAGTGCGCGCCGCCCACCACCACGTCGTCGCCGAGGGGGAGGATGCGCTCTTGCAAGGACTCGTAGAGTTGACGGGCCGCGTCGGGCGCGCCGTCGTCACCGCCTTCCAAGTCGGGCCGGGCGACGCTCTCGGCGAACAGGCCGTCACCCGTCAACAGGAGCGCGTCGTCCACGAGATACGAGGTCATCCCGGAGGTGTGGCCGGGCGTGAAAATCGCCTCGATTTCCACGTCGCCGACCGCGAAGGTGTCGCCGTCCTCGGCGTGGGTGACCGCCTCGTCGTAGGTGACGCCGCGGTCGATTGCGGCAGACGGGAGGACGCCCTCGATACCCTCGTCGGCCAGCGCCCGGACGCCGGACACGTGGTCGGCGTGGACGTGGGTGTCGATTGCGTATTTCAGGTCAGCGCCGAGCGCCCGAGCGTCCTGCTTGTAGGTGTCGGTGAACGCCCGGAGCGGGTCGATGACGGCGGCCTCGTCGCCCGAGACGACGAGGTAGCTCATACACCCGCTGGAGGGGCGCTGGTACTGCGCGACGGTAGCGTCGGTGTCGGCGTCGATTTCGGTGTACTCGAAGACGCGCGCCCAGCCCTGCATGCCGTCTTCGAGGTAGACGGCGTCGAGGCCGCGCTCGATTAACTCGCCGGCGACGTACTCGCTGGATTCGCCCTTCGCGCAGAGGGTTACGATTTGTTGGTCGTCGGGCAACTGCTCGAAGACCTCCTCGTCGGGGTCGCCCGCGAGGAAGTCGAAGTAGGGCACGTTCAGACTCTCGACGTTCTCGCCGTCGATGGCCCACTCCGCCACGTCGGCGGGGACGCGATTGTCGAGGAGGAACACGTCCTCGCCCGCGTCGATACTCTCTTTCAGCGTTTCGGGTGCGATGCCTTCGACCGCCACGTCGGGGGTCGGGAACTCTGGGTCACTCATTACGAGTTATCCTAATCGGACGCTCCCTCATAAGGGTTTGCATAGTATTGCGCAATACCAACAACACAGTCTCGTCGGGCGCTCGCCCCGTCTCGCGTCGAAATTCGGATTTAACGGGGTGTAAAATCCGATTACGGGGGAAAATACAGTTGATACGCGCGATACGCGTCCACTCACCGACCGACTGAATTGTTCGCTCTGCCCAAGAACCAACAACCTTTTATCCCGGCACCCGGTATTGCTCGGTACACACAAGACAGACCACTGGTGTTGAAAATGAGTGAAACATACGACGTTACCGAAAGTCTCGACGTGAAAGGACAGTCCTGCCCGATGCCCGTCGTCAAGTCCAAGCAAGCGACTGACGACCTCTCCGAAGGGGAGGTGCTGGAGGTCGTTGCGACCGACTCCGGCAGTATGAGCGACATCGAAGGGTGGGCGAACACGACCGACGGCGTGGAACTCCTCGACCAAGCAGAATCGGAGGAGGCCGGCGAGGCCGTCTTCAAGCACTACGTTCGCAAGACCGAATAAGATGAGTACGGACACCACCCAATCGTCCGACCCCGACCCAGACTCTGGGGACCCCGGCCGTGCGGACGCCGAGGACATCGCACAGTTGCAGGCCCGCATCGACGAGTTGGAGGACGAACTGTCGGCGGTCCGGTCCGAGGTCGGCGACGGCCAGAAGAAGATGACCATCATCGCCACGAAAGGGACCTTCGACATGGCGTACCCGCCGCTCATCCTCGCCAGCACCGCCGCGGCGTTTGGCTGGGACGTGGTGGTCTTCCACACGTTCTGGGGCCTCGACATCCTCCACGAGGACAAATCCAAGGACCTCAAGATGAGCGCAGTCGGCAACCCGAGCATGCCGATGCCCAACGCCATCGCCTCGCTTCCCTTCATGGACTCGATGGCGACCAAGATGATGGAGAAGAAGATAGACGAGCAGGGCACCGCGACAATCGAGGAACTCATCGAGATGTCGCTGGACACGGGCGTCGATTTGCAGGCCTGCCAGATGACGATGGAACTGATGGACTACGACGAAGACGAGATGTACGACGACGTGACGACCGGCGTCGGCGCGGCCACCGCGCTCGAACACATGGCCGACGCGGACATCCAACTGCTCATCTGAGTCGCCCGGACTAGCAACCGAATTATTGCTTTTCAAAACGATGCCAATGCTTAGACCATTGTATAGTCACTTTTGGAGTTTCGTCCTATCTCCGCAGTCACAATCGAGAGTGCGACCGAGGGCGGTGAGGGCTACCACCATGGCGAGGAAGTGACTCCTCGGCGATTGGCCGACGAGGAGTCGGTCGAGATGCCAGAAGCGACCGGAGAGACGACCGAACCCCTG
This genomic window contains:
- a CDS encoding deoxyribonuclease IV; its protein translation is MKVGAHESIAGGVYNAVDDQIEDGGNCGQIFTHSPQVWQDPNIGDDEAEQFRTLSAENDVGPWVIHSSYLVNLCTPKDDLRAKSIDSMQKEVDAADKLDVPYVNVHLGAHTGAGVDGGLDNAASALDELDIPEGVTVLIESDAGSGTKLGGDFEHLAEVLSRSEQDLDVCIDTAHAFAAGYDLSTEEAVHDTIAEFDEVVGLEHLQCVHLNDSKHECGTNKDEHAHIGEGLIGEEGMRALVNHPDLEDVPLVLETPHEDGKGFAWNIERVRELREN
- a CDS encoding class I SAM-dependent methyltransferase; protein product: MRQFSADYLRDTRRGMWDDRSALADLELDSRERVLDVGCGTGELSRVLAEEAPGEVVGVDADPDLLRVARDEAGVSTVAGDALRLPFPDDTFDLVVCQALLINLPNPAEAVREFRRVSSDLVSAVEPDNGAVSVESTVESEGVLAQRARRAYLDGVETDVTLGGEGTREAFATAGLSDLSTRRHYHTRTVEPPYAERDLRSARRKASGEGLADDRATLLAGGLSATEYDDLRTDWREMGRSVVEQMSAGEYRRAEVVPFYVTVGSV
- a CDS encoding universal stress protein, with translation MFADILLPVDDSEGADDAIGHAADLADHFDATVHVVFVASTNRDSVTVVGSDVVDALEQEGEDIVEPVADDLRDRGVACESEVVQGDPAMTIVDYADSRGMDLVVMPTRGRSGLSRYLLGSVTEKVVRHSEVPVLTIRTHDEARTPFPYENVLIPTDGSKAAGGAVDRAVELTAAFDATLHAVSVVDDRSLGIDVRSGSASEELRGVAEEAVADVADRADEAGVERVEKHVLTGRASNKLLDYVADEDIDVVAMGTTGRGAADRVLLGSVTERIVRSSPVPVLTVRR
- a CDS encoding aminopeptidase, with the translated sequence MDPRIRQHAEILVNHCTSVESDDNVLVKADPAGEDLVVALAEKIGEIGANIAISMGSQRADRAYLRAADPENLDTPEHSLAEMEETDVKIVVKGSANTLEKSDVPSETMTAHREVNRPIMAEQMGKRWVGTQFPATGEAQQAEMSTAEYEEFVYDAVNKDWDAQREFQSQMVEILDPADEVRIVSGDTTDLTMSVEGMQTINDYGEKNLPGGEVFTAPVADSVEGEVLFDKPLVRYGREIEDAYLRFEEGEVVEHSAAKNEEMLTEVLNADEGARRIGELGIGMNRDIDQFTYNMLFDEKMGDTVHLAVGKAYDECLPEDESGNESAVHVDMIVDMAEDSYIEVDGEVVQRNGTFRFEDGFEG
- a CDS encoding DUF7095 family protein, producing MNRDEAIERVEDVLAAVEDETMPVPVRELWVYGDVALGLDPVERLDVYVTKDILLRGDDSDADEEFRKSHGVEGVGKTVRAEWAEQFPEYIRANDSGHAAPEKCLAAHLLPDDEPVHLEVCNSSFEDNVTQRLRGAIQRDDYEQILDPRGVCLWAEGQRSDEALRKLRESELAFPTLPAALEMLGMDEEKTQEAAEAVESYRKRQEGTTVRGDVV
- a CDS encoding helix-turn-helix domain-containing protein: MTDSMAEYLQKDMECEGLLECIHGLKELDRECFQALVETEEPLTIDEVANRVDRERSTAYRAIQRLLQAGFVQKEQVNYEQGGYYHVYRPTDPDEVADDMQRMLNDWYAKMGQLLQEFRDKYDQQPVAAEN
- a CDS encoding sulfite exporter TauE/SafE family protein is translated as MDPTVITVFVGFGLLIGILFGFFGMGGSFLVTPALLVMGYDSQTAVGTGLAFVFGTSFIAALKHRDHGQVDYKLGGIMILGMTAGIEVGKTLVDALSELGFADTVVSVAYVLMLGAVGLFVLRDARTEDTDDLHPVARTIQDFDVPPHISLTGGGEVSLWLTLAIALFVGVLSGFLGVGGGFLLMPAMMYGLGVPAAVAVGTDVFQITISGGFGAFRYAQAGNVALAVVAALLAGSTLGARVGSAATNIVDEGDIKGYFAAMLLGGSVAVAAKEIGSTYGIEVLNTLSIALIFGSALLVAGAVVYTTVSELRRDQRVAPAGD
- a CDS encoding DUF7512 family protein, which encodes MFGIETLSGNAQAVAIVAAVIGEALALNVVYTVLERIAGPALTEAVAGT
- a CDS encoding YeeE/YedE family protein, with amino-acid sequence MSEPVERDRHPLFMPLIVAGGLIFGFGLGLSHMARPEVVLDFLQFEDFGLLFVLGTGSVVAGTAFAIGVNLLDRAPLTGRAYARRLKSFDRNVLTGGVIFGVGWGLSGICPGAAYASLGIGNYPILLAIGGMFLGAYAQGLWRTYRSDNDAATAAKAD
- a CDS encoding YeeE/YedE family protein, with product MEPLVTFAELFPNGIWRYAVGGALIGLGTAAIYLGTAIPAGASTFLESTLSYVSNVPRFNRAKYVASRDWRVAFTLSIVAGAAIYAVAFGDFGWTTRVSWWRLLGGGFLVGVGTRIGKGCTSGHGICGVGSVAPTSLVNVATFLGVAIVTAQIVQALGVSP
- a CDS encoding MBL fold metallo-hydrolase, whose amino-acid sequence is MSDPEFPTPDVAVEGIAPETLKESIDAGEDVFLLDNRVPADVAEWAIDGENVESLNVPYFDFLAGDPDEEVFEQLPDDQQIVTLCAKGESSEYVAGELIERGLDAVYLEDGMQGWARVFEYTEIDADTDATVAQYQRPSSGCMSYLVVSGDEAAVIDPLRAFTDTYKQDARALGADLKYAIDTHVHADHVSGVRALADEGIEGVLPSAAIDRGVTYDEAVTHAEDGDTFAVGDVEIEAIFTPGHTSGMTSYLVDDALLLTGDGLFAESVARPDLEGGDDGAPDAARQLYESLQERILPLGDDVVVGGAHFSDAADTRDDGTYTETIGNLKQKMDALTMDEDEFVELVLSDMPPRPANYEEVIATNLGQEAQTDEEAFELELGPNNCAASSDAMTSD
- a CDS encoding sulfurtransferase TusA family protein, with product MSETYDVTESLDVKGQSCPMPVVKSKQATDDLSEGEVLEVVATDSGSMSDIEGWANTTDGVELLDQAESEEAGEAVFKHYVRKTE
- a CDS encoding DsrE/DsrF/DrsH-like family protein; this encodes MSTDTTQSSDPDPDSGDPGRADAEDIAQLQARIDELEDELSAVRSEVGDGQKKMTIIATKGTFDMAYPPLILASTAAAFGWDVVVFHTFWGLDILHEDKSKDLKMSAVGNPSMPMPNAIASLPFMDSMATKMMEKKIDEQGTATIEELIEMSLDTGVDLQACQMTMELMDYDEDEMYDDVTTGVGAATALEHMADADIQLLI